A region from the Solibacillus sp. FSL H8-0523 genome encodes:
- a CDS encoding flagellar hook-associated protein 2 — protein MVTRIGGLASGMDIDSMVEKLMQAEKAPLDKLYQKKQTQEWQRDAYRDVNKKLNAFDTFLFDNMTMKKDVYKTTVSSSNSAVTATATAGAQGSVNISEVSKLAKSGSAVSSGIGAGTASTVTLESLNLDFEFDANGEAKVDMKVLKASGKLEDVSLTFKKTDTIADVVKTLNGSTTGLNAFYDEQSGQFSISTQVTGAGEMIKGMELQDTVDENGFPGVVDAEVSHTASIYVGEQGKDFFSSLGFTGGNFLATGENAKLTVNGVAIERQSNTIDVNGVSITLNEEYTGTKPITLTTHTDVEHMVDKIKKFVENYNGLVESFTASTKETKYRDFPPLTDEQKKDMSEDEIKSWEEKAKSGVLRSDSLVRSGLASMRSTMYEVGGSSNELFNSLYKMGITTSNKTSDNGKLVIDEEKLRKAIESDPDAVFSTFSNVSDEKPGLVQKLRKNISAMTINIEKKAGKAESVNNTFNLGRALNDLDTRIDAWKKKLANLEERYWKQFGAMETAINKANQQSASLFSGQAQ, from the coding sequence ATGGTAACACGTATAGGTGGATTAGCATCAGGTATGGATATTGACAGCATGGTAGAAAAATTAATGCAGGCTGAAAAAGCGCCATTAGACAAGCTTTATCAAAAGAAGCAAACGCAGGAATGGCAACGTGATGCGTATCGTGACGTTAACAAAAAGTTAAATGCATTCGACACGTTCTTGTTTGATAATATGACAATGAAAAAAGATGTGTATAAAACAACGGTCAGCTCTAGTAATAGCGCTGTTACTGCAACAGCAACAGCAGGTGCGCAAGGTAGTGTAAATATTAGTGAAGTATCAAAGCTTGCTAAGAGTGGAAGTGCAGTTTCAAGTGGAATCGGTGCAGGTACGGCATCAACAGTAACGCTAGAGTCGTTGAATTTAGATTTTGAATTCGATGCAAATGGTGAAGCAAAGGTTGACATGAAAGTATTGAAGGCCTCTGGAAAGCTAGAGGATGTATCACTAACTTTCAAGAAAACAGATACGATTGCAGATGTTGTAAAAACATTAAATGGTAGCACAACAGGGTTAAATGCCTTTTATGATGAGCAATCTGGCCAGTTCTCAATTTCAACGCAGGTGACAGGTGCAGGTGAAATGATTAAAGGTATGGAATTACAAGATACAGTTGATGAGAACGGCTTTCCTGGAGTTGTTGATGCGGAAGTATCACACACGGCTTCTATTTACGTTGGAGAACAAGGCAAGGATTTCTTTAGTAGCTTAGGTTTTACTGGAGGGAATTTTCTAGCAACTGGTGAAAATGCGAAATTAACAGTGAATGGTGTAGCTATTGAGCGTCAATCAAATACAATAGACGTTAATGGCGTGAGTATTACTTTAAACGAAGAATATACAGGTACAAAACCAATTACACTAACAACTCATACAGACGTTGAACATATGGTAGACAAAATCAAAAAATTTGTCGAAAACTATAATGGTTTAGTAGAGTCATTTACTGCTTCAACAAAAGAAACAAAGTATCGTGATTTCCCACCTTTAACAGACGAGCAGAAAAAAGACATGTCTGAAGACGAAATTAAGTCTTGGGAAGAAAAAGCGAAATCGGGTGTTTTACGTAGTGATTCATTAGTTCGTTCTGGTTTAGCATCGATGCGTAGTACGATGTATGAAGTGGGCGGTAGCTCTAATGAGTTATTTAATAGCTTATACAAGATGGGTATTACGACTTCAAACAAAACATCAGACAATGGTAAATTGGTGATTGATGAAGAAAAACTAAGAAAAGCGATTGAATCTGATCCAGATGCCGTGTTTTCAACATTTAGTAATGTAAGTGATGAGAAACCAGGTTTAGTTCAGAAGCTGCGTAAAAACATCTCGGCAATGACTATTAATATTGAAAAGAAAGCTGGTAAAGCGGAGTCTGTAAACAATACGTTTAATTTAGGACGCGCGCTAAATGATCTTGATACGCGTATTGATGCATGGAAGAAAAAATTAGCAAATCTTGAAGAGCGTTATTGGAAGCAATTTGGTGCAATGGAAACGGCTATCAACAAAGCAAACCAGCAATCAGCTTCATTATTCTCAGGGCAAGCTCAATAA
- a CDS encoding flagellar protein FliT: protein MEQQLQQLLQISAKLYEKLTNDPEESVRDEFIEDIQGLIDQRGELTKQIVDAGFSYNADDKTHRTLFELDKGIRSRLERVMITIKEDMKNLQNAKKNEQQYTNPYGHVQVMDGMYYDKKK, encoded by the coding sequence ATGGAACAACAATTACAACAGCTATTACAAATTTCGGCAAAACTTTATGAAAAGCTAACAAATGATCCCGAAGAATCGGTTCGTGATGAATTTATTGAAGACATTCAAGGACTAATCGATCAGCGTGGCGAATTAACCAAACAAATTGTAGATGCCGGTTTTTCTTATAATGCAGATGATAAAACGCACCGAACATTATTTGAATTAGATAAGGGAATTCGAAGTCGACTCGAGCGTGTAATGATAACGATTAAAGAAGATATGAAAAACCTTCAAAACGCTAAAAAGAATGAACAACAATATACAAACCCTTATGGACATGTACAAGTCATGGATGGTATGTATTACGATAAGAAAAAGTAA
- the fliS gene encoding flagellar export chaperone FliS, which produces MAVNSNAFNAYKQNSVTTASPGELTLMLYNGCLKFINRAKVAIDNKNIEERNHYIQRTQAIIGELMSTLNMDMEISKQMLPLYEYMNRRLTEANINNDVKILDEVEGLVTEFRDTWKEVIKITRQQQYGNVGSEQV; this is translated from the coding sequence GTGGCGGTAAATTCAAATGCTTTTAACGCTTACAAACAAAATAGCGTAACAACAGCCTCACCAGGCGAATTAACGTTAATGCTATACAATGGTTGTTTAAAATTTATCAATCGAGCAAAAGTGGCGATTGATAATAAAAACATCGAAGAAAGAAATCATTATATTCAACGCACGCAAGCTATCATTGGTGAGTTAATGTCCACGTTAAACATGGACATGGAAATTTCTAAACAAATGTTACCACTATATGAATACATGAACCGCCGTTTAACAGAGGCGAACATTAATAATGATGTGAAGATTCTAGATGAGGTAGAAGGTCTTGTAACGGAATTCCGTGACACATGGAAAGAAGTTATTAAAATTACACGTCAGCAGCAATATGGCAATGTAGGTAGCGAACAAGTTTAG
- a CDS encoding phospho-sugar mutase, giving the protein MKQLIKEWMQHPEYQKELETLDDESKLKERFVSNLPFGTGGMRGLLGAGTNRINTHTIRLVAEGLARQIETQGEIAKMRGVVIAYDTRHYSQHFAYETAGVLAAHGIQSYVFKESCPTPELSFAVRYLAAYAGVVITASHNPKQYNGFKVYGEDGAQLTPQFADEIVAHMNKVNSVFEIPNLSRSQLQTSELCVELLEKLDDAYLQALMRLKLKDDVNHELAIVYTPLHGSGLVPTMRGLQSYGFSNVHLVKEQATPDGEFPTVTYPNPEEADAFHLAMTLGKKVGAQLLLATDPDADRLGVAVLDNGAYKLLTGNQLGALLLHYMLSVKQVPHNAAMIKTIVTSEFGTAVAEKFGVTTINTLTGFKYIAEKIAEWEQTKAYTFLFGYEESYGYLAADFVRDKDAVQIALLTAEMAAYYDLRGQTLTDVLKSLYEELGYYKEALISLTFDGMEGQQKIADIMTKFRKKTPIEFAGIPVVKTEDYLTQSVNGLPKADVVKFLLADESWICVRPSGTEPKCKVYIGVKKESEAQSEQAIEQLKQAVKKLLEEVEAFH; this is encoded by the coding sequence ATGAAACAATTAATTAAAGAGTGGATGCAGCATCCAGAATATCAAAAAGAACTAGAAACACTAGATGACGAATCAAAACTTAAAGAGCGTTTCGTTTCAAATTTACCATTCGGCACGGGCGGCATGCGCGGGTTACTCGGCGCAGGCACAAACCGCATCAACACCCACACGATCCGTCTTGTCGCAGAAGGGCTAGCGCGTCAAATTGAAACGCAGGGGGAGATTGCGAAAATGCGCGGGGTCGTCATTGCGTATGACACACGCCACTATTCGCAGCACTTTGCTTATGAAACAGCGGGCGTATTGGCGGCACATGGCATTCAAAGCTATGTTTTTAAGGAGAGTTGTCCAACACCGGAACTGAGCTTTGCGGTGCGCTACTTGGCGGCCTATGCCGGCGTAGTAATCACAGCGAGTCATAACCCGAAACAATATAACGGCTTTAAGGTGTACGGGGAGGACGGCGCACAGTTAACGCCACAATTTGCGGATGAAATTGTAGCGCATATGAACAAGGTGAATTCAGTATTTGAAATTCCGAATTTGTCAAGGTCTCAACTACAAACATCAGAATTGTGTGTAGAATTATTAGAAAAGCTAGATGATGCATATTTGCAGGCATTAATGCGTTTGAAATTAAAGGATGATGTGAATCATGAGCTTGCGATTGTTTATACACCGCTACATGGATCAGGGCTTGTGCCGACAATGCGCGGCTTACAAAGTTATGGTTTTTCTAACGTACACTTAGTAAAAGAGCAAGCGACACCAGACGGCGAATTCCCAACGGTGACGTACCCAAATCCAGAAGAGGCCGATGCCTTTCATTTGGCGATGACACTCGGTAAAAAAGTGGGCGCGCAGCTACTGTTAGCGACCGATCCAGATGCGGACCGTCTAGGGGTGGCAGTGCTTGATAACGGTGCTTACAAACTGCTAACTGGCAATCAATTAGGGGCGTTGCTGTTACATTATATGTTGTCGGTAAAACAAGTACCTCACAATGCGGCGATGATTAAAACGATTGTGACGTCGGAGTTTGGAACGGCGGTTGCCGAAAAGTTTGGTGTGACGACCATCAACACATTAACTGGGTTTAAATACATCGCAGAAAAAATCGCGGAGTGGGAACAAACAAAAGCGTATACGTTTCTATTTGGCTATGAAGAAAGCTACGGTTATTTAGCGGCGGATTTCGTACGCGACAAGGATGCGGTTCAAATTGCATTACTAACGGCGGAAATGGCAGCATACTATGATTTGCGCGGTCAAACGCTAACGGATGTATTAAAAAGCTTATATGAAGAGCTGGGCTATTACAAAGAGGCACTTATTTCGTTAACGTTTGATGGAATGGAAGGGCAGCAAAAAATTGCGGACATTATGACGAAGTTCCGTAAAAAAACACCGATCGAGTTTGCGGGGATTCCGGTTGTGAAAACAGAAGATTACTTAACGCAGTCTGTAAATGGCTTACCAAAGGCTGATGTCGTGAAGTTTTTATTGGCTGATGAATCGTGGATTTGCGTGCGCCCTTCAGGAACAGAACCGAAATGTAAAGTGTATATCGGGGTTAAAAAGGAAAGTGAAGCGCAAAGTGAACAAGCAATTGAACAATTGAAGCAGGCAGTAAAGAAGTTACTAGAAGAAGTTGAGGCCTTTCATTAA
- a CDS encoding PilZ domain-containing protein, translating into MTFKRTEGFRFAFGEPIYAKYIVLIDGKPQDLEMTKYDCEILDVSPRGMKMFSYHDIGEHTNKLVQLEVQFILDEVLIKAVGDIVWKKPYGGKMQFGLIFDGQPQVETLIVNELKLRRKKEVSRR; encoded by the coding sequence ATGACATTTAAACGTACAGAGGGCTTCCGATTCGCTTTTGGCGAGCCGATTTACGCGAAGTATATCGTACTAATTGACGGCAAGCCACAGGATTTAGAAATGACGAAGTACGACTGTGAAATATTAGATGTTAGCCCGCGTGGCATGAAAATGTTTTCATATCACGATATTGGTGAACATACTAATAAGCTGGTACAACTTGAAGTGCAGTTCATTTTAGATGAAGTGTTAATTAAGGCTGTCGGCGATATTGTTTGGAAAAAGCCTTACGGGGGAAAAATGCAATTTGGTTTGATTTTTGATGGACAGCCACAAGTTGAAACTTTAATTGTAAATGAATTAAAGCTGCGCCGTAAAAAAGAAGTCAGTCGCAGGTAA
- the raiA gene encoding ribosome-associated translation inhibitor RaiA, producing MLNFNIRGENIEVTPAIREYVESKIEKVERYFNEDLNANANVNLKVYNDRQTKVEVTIPMKNLTLRAEERHNDMYAAVDLIVDKLERQIRKHKTKVNRKFRDREGVGVYFATATQAEPATESTDEEYTIVRTKQFDLKPMDQEEAVLQMNMLGHDFYIFTDAESDATNIVYKRRDGKYGLIETN from the coding sequence ATGCTAAACTTTAACATTCGTGGTGAGAACATTGAGGTGACTCCAGCGATTCGTGAGTATGTTGAATCAAAAATTGAAAAGGTAGAGCGTTACTTCAATGAGGATTTAAATGCGAACGCTAACGTTAATTTAAAGGTTTATAACGACAGACAAACAAAAGTAGAAGTAACAATTCCGATGAAGAATTTAACGCTACGTGCTGAGGAACGTCATAATGATATGTACGCAGCAGTTGACTTAATCGTTGATAAATTAGAGCGCCAAATTCGTAAGCATAAAACAAAAGTAAATCGTAAGTTCCGTGATCGTGAAGGCGTTGGTGTTTATTTTGCAACTGCCACACAAGCAGAACCAGCAACAGAATCGACGGATGAAGAGTACACAATTGTACGTACAAAACAATTTGACTTAAAACCGATGGATCAAGAAGAAGCGGTTTTACAAATGAACATGCTAGGCCATGACTTCTACATCTTCACAGACGCAGAATCAGATGCCACAAATATCGTGTACAAACGTAGAGATGGAAAATACGGCTTAATTGAAACAAACTAA
- the secA gene encoding preprotein translocase subunit SecA: protein MANFLNKLFDFNKKEVKRLEKIADKVEALADQFESLSDDALKAKTEEYKERYQKGETVDELLPEAFATIREASRRVLGMYPFRVQIMGSAALNEGNIAEMKTGEGKTLTATMSVYLNAITGKGVHVVTVNEYLASRDAREMGELYNWLGLTVGLNLNSLSKEEKREAYAADITYSTNNELGFDYLRDNMVLYKEDRVQRKLHYAVIDEVDSILIDEARTPLIISGQAGKQAQLYVQSNAFVRMLKQEEDYNYEESTKGVTLTETGIEKAERAFGIDNLFDLAHVRLNHAINQSLKAHASMHLDVDYVVQDGEIVIVDGFTGRLMKGRRYSDGLHQAIEAKEGLDIQNESMTMATVTFQNYFRMYEKLSGMTGTAKTEEEEFRNIYNMNVVAIPTNMPIARDDRPDLIYASMDGKFKAVAEDIAERHRAGQPVLVGTVAIETSEIISKYLTKFKVPHSILNAKNHEKEAEIILNAGQKGAVTIATNMAGRGTDIKPGEGVMEIGGLAVIGTERHESRRIDNQLRGRSGRQGNPGVTQFYLSLEDDLMRRFGSDKMKAMMTRLGMDDSQPIQSGMVSKAVESAQKRVEGNNFDARKRLLQYDDVLRQQREIIYKEREEVLDSENMRALVESMIAQAIENAVALHTQGEQEAWTLDALEDYIAANLLEEGDITKAELEAKSPEEMIAFISEKVTARYNEKEEAMTPERMREFEKVILLRSIDTKWIDHIDAMDQLRQGIHLRAYGQNDPLREYQQEGFAMFEDMVASVREDVAKYALKAEIRSNLQREEVAKGQAVNPKEEGAPKPKKMPARKAENIGRNDPCPCGSGKKYKSCHGVGQ, encoded by the coding sequence ATGGCAAATTTTTTAAATAAATTATTTGATTTTAATAAAAAAGAAGTAAAGCGATTAGAAAAAATCGCAGATAAAGTAGAAGCACTGGCTGACCAGTTCGAAAGCTTATCGGATGATGCATTAAAAGCAAAAACAGAAGAGTACAAAGAACGTTACCAAAAGGGCGAAACGGTAGACGAATTATTACCGGAAGCATTCGCGACAATTCGTGAAGCCTCACGCCGTGTACTTGGGATGTATCCGTTCCGCGTGCAAATTATGGGTTCGGCTGCATTAAACGAAGGTAACATCGCAGAAATGAAAACCGGTGAAGGTAAAACGTTAACCGCGACAATGTCTGTATACTTAAATGCCATTACAGGTAAAGGTGTACATGTTGTTACAGTCAACGAATACCTGGCAAGTCGTGACGCACGTGAAATGGGTGAGTTGTACAACTGGTTAGGCCTAACTGTAGGCTTAAACTTAAACAGCTTATCTAAAGAAGAAAAACGTGAAGCGTATGCGGCGGATATTACGTATTCAACAAACAACGAGCTAGGGTTCGATTATTTACGTGACAACATGGTGCTGTATAAAGAGGACCGTGTACAACGTAAATTGCACTATGCCGTAATCGATGAGGTTGACTCGATTTTAATCGATGAAGCGCGTACGCCGTTAATCATTTCAGGGCAAGCCGGCAAACAAGCACAGCTTTACGTGCAGTCTAATGCCTTTGTGCGTATGTTAAAGCAAGAAGAGGACTATAACTACGAAGAATCAACAAAAGGTGTAACGTTAACAGAAACAGGGATCGAAAAGGCGGAGCGTGCGTTTGGCATCGATAACCTATTCGATTTAGCACATGTGCGTTTAAACCATGCGATTAACCAAAGCTTAAAAGCCCATGCATCAATGCATTTAGATGTGGATTATGTGGTGCAAGACGGCGAAATCGTGATCGTAGATGGCTTTACAGGTCGTTTAATGAAAGGTCGTCGTTATTCAGACGGCTTACACCAAGCGATTGAGGCTAAAGAAGGCTTAGATATTCAAAATGAATCAATGACAATGGCAACAGTAACGTTCCAAAACTACTTCCGTATGTACGAAAAACTGTCTGGTATGACAGGTACAGCGAAAACGGAAGAAGAGGAATTCCGTAACATTTACAATATGAATGTTGTGGCGATTCCAACGAACATGCCGATTGCGCGTGATGACCGACCTGATTTAATTTATGCATCGATGGATGGTAAATTCAAAGCGGTTGCAGAAGATATCGCAGAGCGTCACCGTGCAGGACAGCCGGTACTAGTTGGTACGGTTGCGATTGAAACATCTGAAATTATTTCGAAATATTTAACAAAATTTAAAGTGCCACATAGTATTTTAAATGCCAAAAACCACGAAAAAGAAGCAGAAATTATTTTAAATGCAGGTCAAAAAGGTGCGGTAACAATCGCAACGAACATGGCCGGTCGTGGTACGGATATTAAACCGGGTGAAGGCGTAATGGAAATTGGCGGTTTAGCGGTCATTGGTACGGAGCGTCACGAATCACGCCGTATCGATAATCAGCTACGCGGTCGTTCTGGTCGTCAAGGGAACCCAGGGGTAACGCAATTCTACCTTTCTTTAGAAGATGATTTAATGCGTCGTTTCGGATCGGATAAAATGAAAGCGATGATGACACGTCTTGGTATGGATGATTCACAGCCAATTCAGTCAGGTATGGTTTCAAAAGCCGTAGAATCAGCACAAAAACGTGTAGAAGGTAACAACTTCGATGCGCGTAAACGTTTATTACAATATGATGATGTACTGCGTCAACAACGTGAGATCATCTATAAAGAGCGTGAAGAAGTACTGGATTCTGAAAACATGCGTGCTTTAGTGGAATCTATGATTGCTCAAGCGATCGAAAATGCCGTAGCGCTTCATACGCAAGGTGAACAAGAGGCTTGGACACTGGATGCGTTAGAAGACTACATTGCAGCGAATCTTTTAGAAGAAGGCGACATTACAAAAGCAGAGTTAGAAGCAAAATCACCTGAAGAGATGATAGCGTTTATTTCTGAAAAAGTAACAGCGCGCTACAACGAAAAAGAAGAAGCGATGACGCCAGAGCGTATGCGTGAGTTCGAAAAAGTTATTTTACTTCGTTCAATTGATACGAAGTGGATTGACCATATCGATGCGATGGATCAGCTGCGTCAAGGGATTCATTTACGTGCGTACGGTCAAAATGATCCACTGCGCGAATACCAGCAAGAAGGTTTCGCGATGTTCGAGGACATGGTTGCATCGGTACGTGAAGATGTGGCGAAGTATGCATTAAAAGCAGAAATTCGTAGCAACTTACAACGTGAAGAGGTAGCAAAAGGTCAAGCGGTTAACCCGAAAGAAGAGGGTGCCCCGAAGCCGAAAAAAATGCCCGCACGTAAAGCCGAAAACATCGGACGTAACGACCCATGTCCATGCGGCAGCGGCAAGAAGTACAAGTCATGCCACGGTGTAGGCCAATAA
- the prfB gene encoding peptide chain release factor 2 (programmed frameshift), whose protein sequence is MELAEVRNALETTATKLADFRGSLDLENKEARIQELDEIMLEPNFWNDQNGAQTVINELNGIKAVVNEYSELLSLQENLEMTLELLREEADDELQEELGTELDEYQQKVAAFELQMLLSEPYDKNNAILELHPGAGGTESQDWGSMLLRMYQRWADKRGFKVETLDYLPGDEAGIKSVTLKISGHNAYGYLKAEKGVHRLVRISPFDSSGRRHTSFVSCDIMPEFNDEIEIEVRTEDLKIDTYRATGAGGQHINTTDSAVRITHIPTGTVVQCQAERSQIKNREASMKMLKSKLYQLEIEKQQAQLDEIRGEQKEIGWGSQIRSYVFHPYSMVKDHRTSAETGNVGAVMDGDLDQFITAYLRSKISY, encoded by the exons ATCGAATTAGCAGAAGTGCGTAATGCACTCGAAACTACAGCTACGAAACTAGCGGACTTTAGGGGGTCTCTT GACTTAGAAAACAAAGAGGCACGTATTCAAGAATTAGACGAAATCATGCTAGAGCCAAACTTCTGGAATGACCAGAATGGCGCGCAAACCGTGATTAATGAATTAAACGGTATTAAAGCGGTCGTAAACGAATATAGCGAGCTATTATCGTTACAAGAAAACCTTGAAATGACATTAGAGCTGTTACGTGAAGAGGCAGACGATGAGTTACAAGAAGAGCTTGGTACGGAACTAGACGAGTATCAACAAAAGGTAGCAGCCTTTGAATTACAAATGCTGTTATCGGAGCCATACGATAAGAACAATGCGATTTTAGAGCTTCACCCAGGTGCGGGTGGTACGGAGTCTCAAGACTGGGGCTCGATGCTACTGCGTATGTACCAACGTTGGGCAGACAAGCGCGGTTTTAAAGTCGAAACATTAGACTACTTACCGGGTGATGAAGCGGGGATTAAATCCGTGACATTAAAAATTTCTGGCCATAATGCATACGGCTATTTAAAAGCTGAAAAAGGTGTACATCGTCTCGTGCGTATTTCGCCGTTCGACTCATCAGGCCGTCGTCATACATCATTTGTATCATGTGATATTATGCCAGAATTTAATGATGAAATCGAAATTGAAGTACGTACAGAGGATTTAAAAATCGATACGTACCGTGCAACAGGTGCCGGTGGTCAGCATATTAATACGACGGACTCAGCTGTTCGTATTACGCATATTCCAACAGGTACAGTTGTACAATGTCAGGCTGAACGTTCGCAAATCAAAAACCGTGAAGCCTCGATGAAAATGTTGAAATCGAAGCTGTATCAATTAGAAATTGAAAAGCAGCAAGCACAATTAGACGAAATTCGTGGTGAGCAAAAAGAAATCGGTTGGGGTTCTCAAATCCGTTCTTATGTATTCCACCCATATTCAATGGTAAAAGATCACCGTACAAGCGCAGAAACAGGTAATGTTGGCGCGGTAATGGATGGCGATTTAGACCAATTTATTACAGCATATTTACGTTCGAAAATCTCATATTAA
- a CDS encoding competence protein ComK encodes MFEPNPTSKYIITNSTYCLISKAFRNHVHTLILDKHGQIIVSFQPLRVIRHTCSLHGTTYEAAKHHAKKFFGHTRHKMPIMVAYNFGDPCVMFPLFSPHSKQNIWIAVNAIINIEERNESTLVTFLDGSEHVFPVHLKSFNQQYVRAVIYTKNIIIQRNSSI; translated from the coding sequence ATGTTCGAACCAAACCCGACATCTAAATATATTATTACGAATTCAACGTATTGCTTAATTTCAAAAGCTTTCCGTAACCATGTTCATACGTTGATTTTAGACAAGCACGGTCAGATAATCGTTTCTTTCCAACCGTTGCGTGTCATTCGCCATACCTGTTCGTTGCACGGTACAACATATGAAGCGGCAAAGCATCATGCGAAAAAATTTTTCGGTCATACGCGTCACAAAATGCCGATTATGGTTGCCTATAATTTCGGTGATCCTTGTGTGATGTTTCCGTTATTTTCGCCACATTCTAAACAAAATATTTGGATCGCTGTAAATGCGATTATTAACATTGAAGAACGTAATGAATCCACACTCGTTACATTCCTTGATGGCTCTGAGCACGTTTTCCCAGTTCACTTAAAGTCATTCAACCAACAATACGTAAGAGCTGTTATTTATACGAAAAATATTATCATCCAACGGAATAGCTCGATTTAA
- a CDS encoding IDEAL domain-containing protein, whose amino-acid sequence MDKYYSYTDFLKAVGQQPTGKQSEKLLNEIYLDLFISRLQRMHRIEQLTLLIDNSLDQKNERDFKTYASELKELLEAPIS is encoded by the coding sequence ATGGATAAATATTATTCGTATACAGACTTTTTGAAAGCAGTCGGTCAACAGCCAACGGGAAAACAATCAGAAAAGTTGTTAAATGAAATTTATTTAGATTTATTTATAAGTCGATTACAGCGCATGCACCGTATCGAACAATTAACTCTGTTAATCGATAATTCATTAGATCAAAAAAACGAACGGGATTTTAAAACGTATGCTTCCGAATTAAAAGAGTTACTGGAAGCACCGATTTCTTAA